In a genomic window of Zingiber officinale cultivar Zhangliang chromosome 9B, Zo_v1.1, whole genome shotgun sequence:
- the LOC122025410 gene encoding hydroxyproline O-galactosyltransferase GALT6-like isoform X2 → MRRPKPDPSVPVRRRRFVQFLLGVGLIYLSFLLLFEFPFVNLQLRMKGAGGIVGGDEVPRRLALVKEERTQVKYSPSRSFMLPHRSDESAASPLQQRPTLLHRQSLIVSALDFVELYSSGTGAFSDLYKSARDAWELGKKILEELKAPPPPSSSVPAMERSAEESCPISIQLSGEELQVRNRVMVLPCGLTLGSHITLVARPRRSHGESNPKIPSLKEGEHSVTMSQFMMELQGLKTVDGEQPPRILHFNPRLRGDWSGKPVIEQNTCYRMQWGTSQRCEGKKSKDDEETVDGLVKCEEWIQDVDNKVKKSKMASWFNTLIGSTKNSLDRPYPFVEGNLFVLTLTAGLEGFHVNVDGRHVTSFAYRTGFVLEDATGLSLNGDLDIESIYAASLPAIHPIFAPQRHLEMSAQWQAPPLPDQPIELFIGILSAGNHFAERMAIRKSWMSAVRESSNVVARFFVSLHGRKEVNMELKKEAEFFGDIVIVPYIDSYDLIVLKTVAICEYGARTLPANYIMKCDDDTFLRLDSVLKEVNKVPTDTSLYIGNINYYHKPLRSGKWAVTYEEWPEKDYPPYADGPGYVVSADIAYFVISEFEKHTLKLFKMEDVSMGMWVERFNNSNPVKYVHNVKFCQFGCINDYYTSHYQSPRQMICLWEKLQAGRPQCCNMRYGAKRA, encoded by the exons ATGCGGAGGCCGAAGCCGGACCCCTCCGTTCCTGTGAGGAGGAGGAGGTTTGTTCAGTTCCTACTTGGCGTTGGGCTCATATACCTCTCCTTCCTCTTACTCTTCGAGTTTCCGTTCGTCAACCTCCAGTTGCGGATGAAAGGTGCTGGTGGGATTGTTGGCGGCGACGAGGTGCCGCGCCGACTTGCCCTTGTCAAAGAGGAGAGGACCCAAGTGAAGTACTCCCCGAGTCGCTCCTTTATGCTTCCTCATCGATCGGATGAGTCCGCTGCTTCTCCGCTCCAACAACGCCCGACTCTTCTGCACCGGCAGTCGCTGATTGTCTCTGCATTGGATTTTGTGGAGCTGTACTCCAGTGGGACTGGAGCCTTCTCGGACCTCTACAAATCGGCAAGGGATGCGTGGGAGCTGGGAAAGAAAATATTAGAGGAACTGAAAGCTCCACCGCCGCCATCTTCTTCGGTACCGGCGATGGAAAGATCGGCAGAAGAGAGCTGCCCGATCTCGATCCAGTTATCGGGGGAGGAGCTCCAGGTTCGAAACAGAGTGATGGTGCTGCCCTGTGGGCTCACACTGGGGTCCCACATCACATTGGTGGCAAGACCTCGCCGGTCTCATGGGGAGTCTAACCCAAAGATACCGTCTTTGAAAGAAGGGGAGCATAGCGTCACGATGTCTCAATTCATGATGGAGCTGCAGGGACTCAAGACAGTGGATGGAGAACAACCACCAAGGATCCTCCACTTCAACCCTCGGTTGAGGGGGGATTGGAGTGGAAAACCTGTGATCGAGCAGAACACCTGCTACCGCATGCAATGGGGCACTTCTCAGCGATGCGAGGGGAAGAAGTCCAAGGATGATGAGGAGACAG TTGATGGGTTAGTGAAATGTGAAGAGTGGATTCAGGACGTTGATAATAAAGTGAAAAAATCAAAGATGGCTTCGTGGTTCAATACTTTGATAGGTTCCACAAAGAACTCACTCGATCGGCCATATCCATTTGTAGAGGGCAACTTATTTGTTCTGACTCTAACTGCTGGCCTAGAAGGTTTCCATGTGAATGTTGATGGGAGGCATGTAACATCCTTTGCTTATCGCACT GGTTTTGTTCTAGAGGATGCCACTGGCTTGTCACTGAATGGAGATCTTGACATTGAGTCCATATATGCTGCTTCTTTGCCTGCCATTCATCCTATTTTTGCCCCACAAAGGCATCTTGAAATGTCTGCACAATGGCAGGCTCCTCCACTTCCTGATCAACCCATTGAACTATTCATTGGCATACTTTCAGCGGGCAACCATTTTGCAGAGCGCATGGCAATCAGAAAATCATGGATGTCTGCTGTCAGGGAATCATCAAATGTTGTAGCACGTTTCTTTGTTTCATTG CATGGGAGGAAGGAAGTGAATATGGAGCTAAAGAAGGAAGCTGAATTCTTTGGGGACATTGTCATAGTTCCCTACATCGACAGCTATGATTTAATTGTTCTGAAGACAGTTGCTATTTGTGAGTATGGG GCTCGAACCTTACCTGCCAATTACATAATGAAGTGCGATGATGACACATTTCTGAGACTTGATTCAGTGCTCAAGGAAGTTAATAAAGTGCCAACTGATACAAGTCTATACATAGGGAACATTAATTATTACCATAAACCCCTTCGTTCTGGGAAATGGGCTGTCACATACGAG GAATGGCCTGAAAAGGACTACCCACCTTATGCAGATGGCCCGGGCTATGTTGTCTCAGCTGACATTGCATACTTTGTCATATCAGAGTTCGAAAAACATACACTAAAA TTATTTAAGATGGAAGATGTGAGCATGGGCATGTGGGTGGAGAGATTCAATAATTCTAATCCCGTTAAGTACGTGCACAACGTCAAGTTCTGCCAGTTCGGGTGCATCAATGATTATTACACTTCGCATTACCAATCTCCTAGGCAGATGATATGCTTGTGGGAGAAGTTGCAGGCCGGAAGGCCGCAGTGTTGCAACATGAGATATGGTGCAAAGCGTGCCTAA
- the LOC122025410 gene encoding hydroxyproline O-galactosyltransferase GALT6-like isoform X1, with amino-acid sequence MRRPKPDPSVPVRRRRFVQFLLGVGLIYLSFLLLFEFPFVNLQLRMKGAGGIVGGDEVPRRLALVKEERTQVKYSPSRSFMLPHRSDESAASPLQQRPTLLHRQSLIVSALDFVELYSSGTGAFSDLYKSARDAWELGKKILEELKAPPPPSSSVPAMERSAEESCPISIQLSGEELQVRNRVMVLPCGLTLGSHITLVARPRRSHGESNPKIPSLKEGEHSVTMSQFMMELQGLKTVDGEQPPRILHFNPRLRGDWSGKPVIEQNTCYRMQWGTSQRCEGKKSKDDEETVDGLVKCEEWIQDVDNKVKKSKMASWFNTLIGSTKNSLDRPYPFVEGNLFVLTLTAGLEGFHVNVDGRHVTSFAYRTGFVLEDATGLSLNGDLDIESIYAASLPAIHPIFAPQRHLEMSAQWQAPPLPDQPIELFIGILSAGNHFAERMAIRKSWMSAVRESSNVVARFFVSLVTLELLCVALVLVLLVHNFMFQYWQHGRKEVNMELKKEAEFFGDIVIVPYIDSYDLIVLKTVAICEYGARTLPANYIMKCDDDTFLRLDSVLKEVNKVPTDTSLYIGNINYYHKPLRSGKWAVTYEEWPEKDYPPYADGPGYVVSADIAYFVISEFEKHTLKLFKMEDVSMGMWVERFNNSNPVKYVHNVKFCQFGCINDYYTSHYQSPRQMICLWEKLQAGRPQCCNMRYGAKRA; translated from the exons ATGCGGAGGCCGAAGCCGGACCCCTCCGTTCCTGTGAGGAGGAGGAGGTTTGTTCAGTTCCTACTTGGCGTTGGGCTCATATACCTCTCCTTCCTCTTACTCTTCGAGTTTCCGTTCGTCAACCTCCAGTTGCGGATGAAAGGTGCTGGTGGGATTGTTGGCGGCGACGAGGTGCCGCGCCGACTTGCCCTTGTCAAAGAGGAGAGGACCCAAGTGAAGTACTCCCCGAGTCGCTCCTTTATGCTTCCTCATCGATCGGATGAGTCCGCTGCTTCTCCGCTCCAACAACGCCCGACTCTTCTGCACCGGCAGTCGCTGATTGTCTCTGCATTGGATTTTGTGGAGCTGTACTCCAGTGGGACTGGAGCCTTCTCGGACCTCTACAAATCGGCAAGGGATGCGTGGGAGCTGGGAAAGAAAATATTAGAGGAACTGAAAGCTCCACCGCCGCCATCTTCTTCGGTACCGGCGATGGAAAGATCGGCAGAAGAGAGCTGCCCGATCTCGATCCAGTTATCGGGGGAGGAGCTCCAGGTTCGAAACAGAGTGATGGTGCTGCCCTGTGGGCTCACACTGGGGTCCCACATCACATTGGTGGCAAGACCTCGCCGGTCTCATGGGGAGTCTAACCCAAAGATACCGTCTTTGAAAGAAGGGGAGCATAGCGTCACGATGTCTCAATTCATGATGGAGCTGCAGGGACTCAAGACAGTGGATGGAGAACAACCACCAAGGATCCTCCACTTCAACCCTCGGTTGAGGGGGGATTGGAGTGGAAAACCTGTGATCGAGCAGAACACCTGCTACCGCATGCAATGGGGCACTTCTCAGCGATGCGAGGGGAAGAAGTCCAAGGATGATGAGGAGACAG TTGATGGGTTAGTGAAATGTGAAGAGTGGATTCAGGACGTTGATAATAAAGTGAAAAAATCAAAGATGGCTTCGTGGTTCAATACTTTGATAGGTTCCACAAAGAACTCACTCGATCGGCCATATCCATTTGTAGAGGGCAACTTATTTGTTCTGACTCTAACTGCTGGCCTAGAAGGTTTCCATGTGAATGTTGATGGGAGGCATGTAACATCCTTTGCTTATCGCACT GGTTTTGTTCTAGAGGATGCCACTGGCTTGTCACTGAATGGAGATCTTGACATTGAGTCCATATATGCTGCTTCTTTGCCTGCCATTCATCCTATTTTTGCCCCACAAAGGCATCTTGAAATGTCTGCACAATGGCAGGCTCCTCCACTTCCTGATCAACCCATTGAACTATTCATTGGCATACTTTCAGCGGGCAACCATTTTGCAGAGCGCATGGCAATCAGAAAATCATGGATGTCTGCTGTCAGGGAATCATCAAATGTTGTAGCACGTTTCTTTGTTTCATTGGTAACTCTTGAGCTGCTTTGTGTTGCTCTTGTTCTTGTACTTTTAGTCCACAATTTTATGTTTCAGTATTGGCAGCATGGGAGGAAGGAAGTGAATATGGAGCTAAAGAAGGAAGCTGAATTCTTTGGGGACATTGTCATAGTTCCCTACATCGACAGCTATGATTTAATTGTTCTGAAGACAGTTGCTATTTGTGAGTATGGG GCTCGAACCTTACCTGCCAATTACATAATGAAGTGCGATGATGACACATTTCTGAGACTTGATTCAGTGCTCAAGGAAGTTAATAAAGTGCCAACTGATACAAGTCTATACATAGGGAACATTAATTATTACCATAAACCCCTTCGTTCTGGGAAATGGGCTGTCACATACGAG GAATGGCCTGAAAAGGACTACCCACCTTATGCAGATGGCCCGGGCTATGTTGTCTCAGCTGACATTGCATACTTTGTCATATCAGAGTTCGAAAAACATACACTAAAA TTATTTAAGATGGAAGATGTGAGCATGGGCATGTGGGTGGAGAGATTCAATAATTCTAATCCCGTTAAGTACGTGCACAACGTCAAGTTCTGCCAGTTCGGGTGCATCAATGATTATTACACTTCGCATTACCAATCTCCTAGGCAGATGATATGCTTGTGGGAGAAGTTGCAGGCCGGAAGGCCGCAGTGTTGCAACATGAGATATGGTGCAAAGCGTGCCTAA